Proteins from a genomic interval of Neodiprion lecontei isolate iyNeoLeco1 chromosome 2, iyNeoLeco1.1, whole genome shotgun sequence:
- the LOC107218252 gene encoding glycine-rich protein 5-like isoform X2, translating to MRTQYRVAALFAFLAVSAAAQAYGHIQGGLGGHGGSQGGFGGQGGHQGGSRGQGGHQGGSGGHVGRLGRSLGQGGPQGGFGNQGGNSGGFGGQGGHQGGFGGQGGHQGGFGGQGGHQGGFGGQGGHQGGFGSQGGHQGGFGGQGGHQGGFGGQGGHQGGFGGQGGHQGGFGSQGGPQRGFGGQGGNHGIY from the exons ATGCGTACACAATACAGAGTGGCTGCGTTATTCGCGTTTTTGGCGGTTAGTGCCGCGGCTCAAG CTTACGGTCATATCCAAGGAGGACTTGGAGGCCATGGTGGTTCTCAAGGAGGATTTGGAGGCCAGGGTGGTCATCAAGGAGGATCTAGAGGCCAGGGTGGTCATCAAGGAGGATCTGGAGGCCACGTTGGTCGTCTAGGACGATCTTTAGGCCAGGGTGGTCCTCAAGGAGGATTTGGAA ACCAGGGTGGTAACTCAGGAGGATTTGGAGGCCAGGGTGGTCATCAAGGAGGATTTGGAGGCCAGGGTGGTCATCAAGGAGGATTTGGAGGCCAGGGTGGTCATCAAGGAGGATTTGGAGGCCAGGGTGGTCATCAAGGAGGATTTGGAAGCCAGGGTGGTCATCAAGGAGGATTTGGAGGCCAGGGTGGTCATCAAGGAGGATTTGGAGGCCAGGGTGGTCATCAAGGAGGATTTGGAGGCCAGGGTGGTCATCAAGGAGGATTTGGAAGCCAGGGTGGTCCTCAAAGAGGATTTGGAGGCCAGGGTGGTAACCACGGAATATATTAA
- the LOC107218252 gene encoding glycine-rich cell wall structural protein 1.8-like isoform X3 — MRTQYRVAALFAFLAVSAAAQAYGHIQGGLGGHGGSQGGFGGQGGHQGGSRGQGGHQGGSGGHVGRLGRSLGQGGPQGGFGSQGGSQGGFGDQGGNSGGFGGQGGHQGGFGGQGGHQGGFGGQGGHQGGFGGQGGHQGGFGSQGGHQGGFGGQGGHQGGFGGQGGHQGGFGGQGGHQGGFGSQGGNHGIY; from the exons ATGCGTACACAATACAGAGTGGCTGCGTTATTCGCGTTTTTGGCGGTTAGTGCCGCGGCTCAAG CTTACGGTCATATCCAAGGAGGACTTGGAGGCCATGGTGGTTCTCAAGGAGGATTTGGAGGCCAGGGTGGTCATCAAGGAGGATCTAGAGGCCAGGGTGGTCATCAAGGAGGATCTGGAGGCCACGTTGGTCGTCTAGGACGATCTTTAGGCCAGGGTGGTCCTCAAGGAGGATTTGGAAGCCAGGGTGGTTCTCAAGGAGGATTTGGAGACCAGGGTGGTAACTCAGGAGGATTTGGAGGCCAGGGTGGTCATCAAGGAGGATTTGGAGGCCAGGGTGGTCATCAAGGAGGATTTGGAGGCCAGGGTGGTCATCAAGGAGGATTTGGAGGCCAGGGTGGTCATCAAGGAGGATTTGGAAGCCAGGGTGGTCATCAAGGAGGATTTGGAGGCCAGGGTGGTCATCAAGGAGGATTTGGAGGCCAGGGTGGTCATCAAGGAGGATTTGGAGGCCAGGGTGGTCATCAAGGAGGATTTGGAA GCCAGGGTGGTAACCACGGAATATATTAA
- the LOC107218252 gene encoding glycine-rich protein DOT1-like isoform X1, whose protein sequence is MRTQYRVAALFAFLAVSAAAQAYGHIQGGLGGHGGSQGGFGGQGGHQGGSRGQGGHQGGSGGHVGRLGRSLGQGGPQGGFGSQGGSQGGFGDQGGNSGGFGGQGGHQGGFGGQGGHQGGFGGQGGHQGGFGGQGGHQGGFGSQGGHQGGFGGQGGHQGGFGGQGGHQGGFGGQGGHQGGFGSQGGPQRGFGGQGGNHGIY, encoded by the exons ATGCGTACACAATACAGAGTGGCTGCGTTATTCGCGTTTTTGGCGGTTAGTGCCGCGGCTCAAG CTTACGGTCATATCCAAGGAGGACTTGGAGGCCATGGTGGTTCTCAAGGAGGATTTGGAGGCCAGGGTGGTCATCAAGGAGGATCTAGAGGCCAGGGTGGTCATCAAGGAGGATCTGGAGGCCACGTTGGTCGTCTAGGACGATCTTTAGGCCAGGGTGGTCCTCAAGGAGGATTTGGAAGCCAGGGTGGTTCTCAAGGAGGATTTGGAGACCAGGGTGGTAACTCAGGAGGATTTGGAGGCCAGGGTGGTCATCAAGGAGGATTTGGAGGCCAGGGTGGTCATCAAGGAGGATTTGGAGGCCAGGGTGGTCATCAAGGAGGATTTGGAGGCCAGGGTGGTCATCAAGGAGGATTTGGAAGCCAGGGTGGTCATCAAGGAGGATTTGGAGGCCAGGGTGGTCATCAAGGAGGATTTGGAGGCCAGGGTGGTCATCAAGGAGGATTTGGAGGCCAGGGTGGTCATCAAGGAGGATTTGGAAGCCAGGGTGGTCCTCAAAGAGGATTTGGAGGCCAGGGTGGTAACCACGGAATATATTAA